The stretch of DNA ATTTCAAAGATTTGGTGCTTTGTATATTGTTGTTCAAGCTTATACGAAAGCCATGCTTCCTGAACTTTTCGCTTTAATGTTTTTTCATGAGTTAAAAAGGAGTTTTTAACTACCTGCTGGGTAATGGTACTACCACCTTCTGCACCAAATCCGTGTTGGAAGTTTGCTATAACGGCTCCTCCAAGGCGAATGGGGTCAATCCCGTGATGCTTGTAAAAACGATAATCTTCTGTCGCTAAAATGGCATTTTCAACTTGCTTTGGTATGTCCTTATAATTCACATATTCGCGGTTTACGGCACCTACTTCAGTAATCGGTTTGTCATCTTTATCTAATATTTTAGAAGGGATTGGATCTTTCAATAGTTTAGGGTCAAGTTCGGGAGCATCCTTTACTAAATAGGCGAAAGTCCCAACTCCAGTAATAATACCTACGATTCCAAGAATAACAAGACTTAAAAATATTTTCTTAAAAAGTCCGCCTGATTTTTTCTTGGCTTTTGGTTTACCATTGGATTGGAGTTTCTTTCGGCGCTCCTCTCTTGATTTGTATTGTTCAGACATATTATAATTCCTTCCTTTCTAACTTCCACTTTTCCACTTTTAGAAGATATAAAGTCTTTCTATTACTTTAATATAGTTAATTCTAGGTTGAAATCCAAGTGGAATGTGATGACCTTTTTCTTCAATTTCTTCTTTGGTAATTGATTTTCTACCACCGCTCAACATTCGTTCCCAATACATTAACAAATGTTTTGCTTCTAACAGGAATACTTGTTCAAATTTGGTGAAACGAAGAATAACGAAACAAATACCTCCTTGAGAAATGACCTCTTCCATATGCTGAATTTGGTGCTCGTGGAAGTTTTTCAATGGAAAGGAGGTAGGGTTTTGCGTTTCTTTTGCTTC from Bacillus sp. SLBN-46 encodes:
- the recU gene encoding Holliday junction resolvase RecU, giving the protein MNFNYPNGKKYKPNEEESGNTIKKKKNSSYSNRGMTLEEDLNETNEYYRERKIAVIHKKPTPVQIVQVDYPNRSAAVIKEAYFKLASTTDYNGVYKGKYIDFEAKETQNPTSFPLKNFHEHQIQHMEEVISQGGICFVILRFTKFEQVFLLEAKHLLMYWERMLSGGRKSITKEEIEEKGHHIPLGFQPRINYIKVIERLYIF